From Mycolicibacterium nivoides, a single genomic window includes:
- the rplQ gene encoding 50S ribosomal protein L17, producing MPKPTKGARLGGSSSHQKAILANLATSLFEHGRIKTTEPKARALRPYAEKLITHAKKGELHNRREVLKKIRDKDVVHALFAEIGPFFADREGGYTRIIKVENRKGDNAPMAVIELVREKTVTSEADRARRAAAAQAKAAEAEAPKAEEAEETPVAEVEAEDEAIADAQTAEAAAEDDAAKS from the coding sequence ATGCCCAAGCCCACAAAGGGTGCCCGCCTCGGCGGGTCGTCCTCACACCAGAAGGCGATCCTGGCCAACCTGGCCACGTCGCTGTTCGAGCACGGTCGCATCAAGACGACCGAGCCGAAGGCCCGGGCGTTGCGTCCGTACGCCGAGAAGCTGATCACCCACGCCAAGAAGGGTGAGCTGCACAACCGGCGCGAGGTGCTGAAGAAGATCCGTGACAAGGACGTCGTGCACGCCCTGTTCGCCGAGATCGGTCCCTTCTTCGCCGATCGCGAGGGTGGCTACACCCGCATCATCAAGGTCGAGAACCGTAAGGGCGACAACGCCCCCATGGCGGTCATCGAGCTGGTGCGGGAGAAGACGGTGACCTCCGAGGCTGACCGCGCTCGTCGTGCCGCCGCCGCGCAGGCCAAGGCCGCCGAGGCTGAGGCTCCCAAGGCTGAAGAGGCCGAGGAGACCCCGGTTGCCGAGGTCGAGGCTGAGGACGAGGCCATCGCCGACGCCCAGACGGCTGAGGCTGCGGCCGAGGATGACGCTGCCAAGTCGTAG
- the truA gene encoding tRNA pseudouridine(38-40) synthase TruA: MNMPATGIGGGHVRLRLDIAYDGTDFAGWATQAGQRTVAGVIDDALSTVFRRPVVTRTAGRTDTGVHATGQVAHVDIPTDALPHAYPRTIRPADTEFTPLVRRLARLLPTDVRIRDIVRAPAGFDARFSALRRHYTYRLSLAPYGVEPAEARFITPWSKPLDLDAMAAASRELLGLNDFAAFCRRRPGATTIRDLQRLEWVRDGFYVTAYVTADAFCWNMVRSLVGAMLAVGEGRRSPEWTAGLLGEASRSSDFAAAPARGLTLVQVDYPADDELEARNLITRDVRTAD; the protein is encoded by the coding sequence ATGAACATGCCCGCCACCGGAATCGGTGGCGGGCATGTTCGTTTGCGCCTGGACATCGCCTACGACGGCACCGATTTCGCGGGCTGGGCGACGCAGGCCGGTCAACGCACCGTCGCCGGCGTGATCGACGACGCGCTCTCGACGGTGTTCCGGAGGCCGGTGGTGACGCGCACCGCGGGCCGAACCGACACCGGGGTACATGCCACCGGCCAGGTCGCTCACGTCGACATCCCCACCGACGCACTCCCGCACGCGTACCCGCGGACCATCCGCCCGGCCGATACCGAGTTCACCCCGCTGGTACGACGATTGGCGCGGCTACTGCCGACCGACGTCCGGATCCGCGACATCGTCCGGGCACCTGCGGGTTTCGACGCCAGGTTCTCGGCACTGCGCCGGCACTACACCTACCGACTGAGCCTCGCCCCCTACGGGGTCGAGCCGGCCGAAGCGCGGTTCATCACACCGTGGTCGAAACCTCTGGACCTCGACGCGATGGCTGCCGCTTCACGGGAACTGTTGGGGCTCAACGATTTCGCGGCGTTCTGTCGCCGCCGTCCCGGGGCCACCACGATCCGAGATCTGCAGCGGCTGGAGTGGGTGCGCGACGGCTTCTACGTAACGGCGTACGTCACCGCGGATGCCTTCTGCTGGAACATGGTTCGCTCGCTGGTCGGCGCGATGCTGGCGGTGGGGGAGGGTCGGCGGTCACCTGAGTGGACCGCCGGGCTGCTGGGCGAGGCGAGCAGATCGAGTGATTTCGCCGCTGCTCCTGCCCGCGGGCTCACACTCGTGCAGGTCGACTACCCGGCCGACGATGAGCTCGAGGCCCGCAACTTGATCACCCGTGACGTGCGGACCGCTGACTGA